GCGCATCCGAGCCTGGAAATCGCGCTTGAACGTAGCCTGACCGAACTGCTGCAGGGGCGCAGCTTCGAAGGCCTCAATGATCTGCCGCGGCCGACTTTCGAAAGCAATGCTGTCACCGAGCCGAACAACTTCGTCGAGCACTTCATCGACTCCAGCGGCGTTGTGTCCTGGCGCTTCTTCAGTGCCAAGGCCGACTACGAATTCGTCGAGTGGGATTTCTCCGGCCACGGTGAAAACTCCAACGCCGATGAAGCCGCCACGCTGTTCGGCATTCTTGAAGCCATGGGCAAGGAAGTGTACATGGCCGTTTACGATCAGCTTGGTGCCAACGCCTGTCGCATCCTGGTGCCCGGCTATTCGGAAATCTACCCGGTTGACGACCTGATCTGGGACAACACCAACAAGGCGCTCGCCTTCCGCGAAGACATTCTCAACCTGCATAGCCTCGACGACGCCGGCCTGGCAGCCTTGCTGGAGCGCCTGGAAGAGAGCGAACTCGATGACTACACCGACATCATCACGCTGATCGGTGTCGAATTCGACGAGAACACCGACTGGGGGCAGCTGACCATCCTCGAACTCAAGCTCCTGATCAACCTCGCGCTGCAGGATTTCGAGGCGGCCAAGGAACAGGTCGAAGCCTATCTGCAGTACAACGAAAACACCGCAGAGCGCGGCCTGTTCTACCAGGCGGTCAATGTGGTGCTGGAAGTGCTGCTCGATGACGAGTTGGAACTGGAAGACTACGAGCCCAACTTCCGTCGCATGTTCGGCAACGAACGTATGAACGCCGTGCTTGGCTCGGTCGATGGCAGCCTCCGTTTCCACGGCCTGACCCCGACCAATATGCAGCTCGAAGGCCTCGACCGACACCAGCGGCTGATCGACAGCTATCGCAAGGCGCATGCGGCGCGGGGCAGGGTGGCTTGACCTGACCGAACCGGACGTTTGTAACCGACAGAACTTTTGATCCGTGTGGGTTTCAGAAATCCACACTTCTGTTACATTGCGGCCATGCGTTCCCTGATTCGCTCCCTCTCTCGTGCCATGCTGTTCGTCATGCTGGTCACCGTCTTCGCGCCGAGTTTCGGCTGGGAAGCCGTGTCCGCGACAGTTGGCCACGAAGAAATGGCGGTCGCCGATCAGGATGTGCATATGGCGCATGAAGCGCACGCCGACTGCGATGGCTGCGACAGCCATGCGGCAGCACCGTGCGACGATCTTCGCCACCATTGTTGTCCCGGCCACGTATTGGGGCACATGAGTGGTGGAATCACGAGCATTTCGACGCCGATTTTGCCTTTGCCGCAGCTTTTCGCGGTCAACGGTCAAACCGACCGCTTTTCCTCGCGCATTCCCGAAGGGCTCGAACGCCCGCCCAGATTCGCCGCCTGATCCGCGGCGGTCTGCCCATTTTCCTTGATGTTTGAAGGCCCTTTGCGGGCCTGATGCGGCATGCCGCCGGTTGTTCGAATCTTGCAACCGGAGGAATCCCCATGCGAAGCCTTTTCAGCATCGCACCTGTTATTGTTTTAAGTTGGTCAGTCAGCCTGCCTGTGCTGGCCGAAACGCGCCTGGCCCAGGCGTTTGAACAAGCCTGGCAACGTCAGCCGGCCGCGGCCGCCCTGGCTGAGCGCGAACGTGGCGTGGCGGCGCAAATACGTGCTGCCAGCGCGTGGACCGCGACACCGCCGAGTCTTGAACTGGCGACGCGCAGCGATCGTTTCAATCAGCGCAATGGCGCCCAGGAGCATGAAGTCGGCCTGGTCTTGCCGCTCTGGCTGCCCGGTGAGCGCAGCAGCAGCCAGGCATTGGCCGAAGCCGAGGGGCTGGCTCTGAATGGTCGTGAACAAAGCCTGCGCCTGCGTCTGGCCCAGCTTTTTCGCGAAACCTGGTGGAACTGGCAGTTGGCCGAAAATGAGTCCGCGCTGGCTGGTGAACGGGTGAATGCGGCTCGCCGCTTGCGCGATGACGTAGCCCGCCGTTTTGCCGCGGGTGATTTGTCGCGCGCCGATCTGAACCAGGCGGAAGGTGCCTTGGCGCAGTCCCAGGCATTGCAGGCCGAAACGCTTGCCCAACAGCTGACGGCCAGCTATCGCCTTGAAAGCCTGACCGGCCAGCCGGTCGACACGGCGAATGTCCAGCCGGAGCCCGTACCGGCCGGCGCCGCTACCCGGCATCCCGCGCTGCAGGCGCTTCAGGCACGGCTTGAAGTGGCTCGCCGCAATGTCGATCTGGCTCGCGCCCAGACCCGGGCCAATCCTGAAATCGCCTTGTCGACGCGGCGCGACCGCAGCGCCACCGGCGAACCGGTCGATCAGACTTGGGCGCTGGCCTTGCGCATTCCGTTCTCATCCGGCCCGCGTCAGGATGCAAGAGTGGCGACGGCCAATGCCGAAGCCATCGAACTGGGCATCGAGCTTGAACGCGAGCAGGAGCGCATGACACGCGAAACCGCCGCCGTGCAATTGCAACTTGCCGCCGCCCGGCAGCAACTTTCGGCCGCCGAGCAGCGTCGTCGCCTGGCACTTGAGAACCGTGGCTTTTACGAAAAATCATTCCGCCTTGGCGAAAGCGATCTACCGACGCGCTTGCGCATCGAAAGCGAGGCTTTCGAGGCCGAACGGGCATTGGGCCGGACGCGCATCGCGCTGGCCCTGACCATCTCGCAATTGCGCCAGAGTCTTGGCCTGCTGCCGGAATAAGGAGTTATCTGATGAAATTACGATATTTATGCTGGTTGACCGCAGCATGGCTGCTGGCCAGCAATGGATACGCTGCTGCTGGCGAAATTCCCGTCGCACTGGCGGAAAGCGACAGTTTCGAAGTCGTCGGGCGGCTTGAGTCCGAAGGCCTTGTCTTTTATGTCGACCGCAGTGACAGCAACGCCCCTGTGCTCGGTGCCCAGCTTGAAATCGAGCAGGGCGGGGTGAGCCGCAAGGCTGTTTTTCGTCCGGAGCAGGGCGATTACCTGGTGGCTGACGGCGAATGGCTGAAGACCCTGCGCCAGCCCGGAGAGCATCTGCTCGGCGTGACCCTGGTGGCCGGCGAGGAAAGCGATCTGCTCAGTCTGAATCTTGATGTGCATGCCGAGTCGACCGCAGCAATCAAGGTCGATGGCTGGGGGAGCATGCTGGCCGGCGCGGCCGTATTGATCAGCTTGCTTGGCCTGTTGATCCTGAGCCGCTTTCGCAAAGGAGCCGCCAAATGAGCCGGGCTATCGTTTTCGCCGCGCTGCTTGCCGGGATCAATCTGTCAGTCATGGCGCACGAAGGGCATGACGACGAGAAAAAACCGGCTGCCGTGCTCGGGAGTTCGCCGCTGCGTCTGCCGGATGGCGCTATTTTCCTGCCCAAGTCGGCGCAGCGTGGCATGGGGGTTTTAACCCTGAAAACCGCCGAGGCGGAATTACCGAAAAGTATCGAACTGCCCGGTCGGGTGATCATGGACCCGCATCTCGGCGGTCGGGTTCAGGCGATGATTCCGGGCCGTATCGAAGCTGCCGGACCGCATGGTTTACCGGCCGCCGGCAGCAAGGTGAAAAAAGGCGAGGTGCTGGCCTGGGTCGTGCCCTCGGCCGGGGCCATTGAGCGAGCCAACCAGTCGGCCCTGCTGGCTGAGTTGAAGGCCAGTCTCGGGCTGGCTGAAAAGCGTCTGAATCGTCTGCATGAACTGGCGGATACGGTGCCCAAGAAGGAAATCGAAGCCTCGGAAAGCGAGGTCGCCAGTCTGAAAGGCCGGCTGGCCGCTGTCGGCGGTGGCTTGTCAGGGCGTGAAGCCTTGGTGGCGCCGGTTGGCGGTGTGCTGGCGGCGAGTAATGCGGTCGTCGGTCAGGTGGTTGAGCCACGCGAGTTGATTTTCGAGATCATCGATCCGGACAGCCTGCATATCGAAGCGACTGCCTATGATCCGCTGGCGCTCGATCAGGTGGCCGAGGCGACGGTTGCCCTCGGTGAGCGCAGCGTCAGGCTGAGTTATGTCGGTGCGCCGCGCCGCCTGCGCGAACAAGCCTTGCCCTTGATTTTCGAAAACCATGCCACCGGTGCCGGATTGACCCTGCCGCTGGGCCAGCCAGTCAAGATCCAGGTCAGGATGAAGACGATGCTGCGCGGCATGCCATTGCCGATGGCCGCCCTGACGCGCAATGCGGCAAATCAGACGATTGTCTGGGTCAAGGCCCAGCCGGAGCGTTTTGAAGCCCGTGTCGTCCAGACACAGCCGCTCGACGGGGTTCAGGTGCTGGTCAGCACCGGTTTGAAGCCCGATGAGCGCGTCGTGATCCAGGGTGCCAGCCTGATTTCGCAGATTCGCTAGGAGCGCCGACATGTTCCAGTGGATTGTTGAAAAAAGTCTTGCCAGCCGGCTGTTCGTGCTGGTCGCCGCCGTTGTCCTGATGCTCTGGGGCGGCATTCAGGCGACCCGTTTGCCGGTCGATGTCTTTCCCGATCTGAACAAGCCGACCGTCACGGTGATGACCGAGTCGGGCGGCATGGCGCCGGAAGAGGTCGAACAGTTGATCAGTTTTCCGCTCGAAACGACGATGAGCGGCTTGTCCGGCGTGTCGGGCATCCGTTCGGTATCGAGCGCCGGGTTGTCCTTCGTCTATATCAGTTTCGACTGGGGCGTCGATATCTACCGCGCTCGGCAAATGGTCAGCGAACGCCTGTCGGCGCTCGAATCGGTGTTGCCGCCGGGTATCCAGCCGCGGATGGGGCCGGTGTCGTCGATCATGGGTGAAATCATGCTGGTGGCGATTCCGATTGTCGGGGAAAGCGCCGGCCATTCAGTCAACGCCAAGGCTGCTCGCGAATACGCCGACTGGGTGTTGCGTCCTCGCCTGATGGCGATTTCCGGCGTCTCGCAGGTGATTCCGGTGGGCGGCGAAGTGCGGCAATTCCAGGTGCAACCTGATACGCAGCGCATGGCGACATTGGGGATCGGCCTTGATCAGATCGAAGCGGCGGTCAAAGGGTTTGCGGCCAACACCTCCGGTGGCTTCCTCGAACTGAATGGTCGTGAATACCTGATTCGCCACCTCGGGCGCAGTGCCCGGCTGGATGATTTGAAGAATCTGGCCCTGACGGCCCGCGATGGTCAGCCGATTCTGCTTCGCCAGGTGGCTGAAGTCGGTTTTTCGGCGGCGATCAAGCGCGGTGATGGTGGCTTCAGCGATCAAAAAGGCAGCGTCCCGGCGGTGCTGCTCAGTATCCAGAAGCAGCCGACGGCCGATACGGTCGACCTGACAAAACGTATCGAAACCGCGTTGTCCGACCTCAAGGGCAGTGTGCCGCAGGGGATGTCTGCGCCGAAGGTGATTTTCCGCCAGGCCGATTTCATCGAGTCGTCGATCGGCAACCTGCAGCTGAAATTGTTGATGGCCGGTTGCCTGGTGGCCGGCGTGCTCTTCTTCTTCCTCGGCAATCTGCGAACCATGCTGATTTCGCTGACCGCCATTCCGCTGTCCATCCTGATCGCGGTGCTGGTCTTCAAGTGGCTGGGTTTGTCGATCAATACCATGACCCTGGGCGGTCTGGCGATTGCAATTGGCGAACTGGTCGACGATGCCGTGGTCGATGTCGAGAACATCCTGCGTCGCTTGCGCGAGAAAGCTGCCCGTGGCGAGCCGTATTCGGTGTTCCGGACGGTGATCGATGCCTCGCTCGAAGTGCGTACGGCGATTGTGTATGCGACGCTGATCATCGCGCTCGTCTTCGTTCCGCTATTTGCCTTGCCGGGGATAGAAGGGCGCCTGTTCGTGCCGCTCGGCGTGGCTTACATTGTTTCGATCCTGGCTTCGCTGATCGTCTCGGTCGTTGTCACGCCGGTCTTGTCGTCTTACTTGCTGCCGGCGCTGGTGGCGCAGGATCACGGTGAAACGCGGCTGGTCATCCGGCTCAAGGCGGCTTACCGCCAGGCGCTGGAAAAAGTGCTGCAGGCACCGCGCCTGCCGATTGCGCTGGCCGGCTTTGCCGTTGTGCTGGCAATGCTGGCCGTGCCGTTTTTTCCAACCACTTTTTTGCCGCCGTTCAATGAAGGTTCGATCACGCTCGGCCTGCGCCTGAATCCGGGCGCCACCTTGTCCGAATCGATCCGGATTGCGACAACGGCTGAGGCCGCCCTGCGCAGCCTGCCCGAAATCGAGCATCTCGGTCGTCGTACCGGCCGGGCCGAACTCGACGAACATGCCGAGGGCGTTCATGTTACCGAGCTGGAAATTCGCCTTAAATCCGGCGGTCGACCGAAGGAAGCGATTTATGCCGACATTCGCCAGCGCTTGAAGGATCTGCCGGCCAGCCTCAGTCTGGGGCAGCCGATTGCCCACCGGATCGATCACATGCTGTCCGGCGTGCGGGCGCAGATGGCCATCAAGCTGTTCGGCGAAGACCTCGATACCCTGCGCGCCCAGGCTGGATTGTTGCGTGAGCGGCTGGCCAAAATCGACGGCATGGCCGATCTGGAAATCGAAAAGCAGGTGCTGGCACCGCAAATCAAGGTACGGGTCGATTTCGATGCGGCGGCGCGCTACGGCATTTCGACGGCCCAGCTGACGCGCACGCTGCAGACGCTGGTCGATGGCGAAAAGGTGACGCAGATTGTCGAAGGCAACCGGCGTATCGATCTGGTCGTTCGTCTGCCTGAGTCGGCCCGTTCGCTCGAAGGCTTGAAAAACCTGCTGGTCGAAACGCCGGGCGGCCGCATTCCGCTGTCCAAACTGGCCAGCATCGAAGATGCCGATGGGCCGAACCAGATCACCCGCGACGAAGGCCGGCGGCGCATCGTCATCTCGGCCAATGCGCAGGGCAGGGCGCTGTCCGATGTGGTCGCCGACCTGCGTGCAGCGGTGGCTGACTTTCCTTTGCCGGAAGGTTATTTCATCACGCTGGGCGGGCAATTCCAGGCGCAGGAGGAAGCGGCTAAATTGATTTCCTTGCTGGCAATCGGGTCGACCGTGCTGATCTTCATGGTTCTGTTCAGCCGCTATCAATCCGCACTACTCGCCGGCCTGATCATGGCCAATGTGCCGCTGGCGCTGGTTGGCAGCGTACTGGGCTTGTGGCTGTCCGGCCAGCCGCTGTCGGTCGCGGCGCTGATCGGTTTCATCACGCTGGCCGGCATCGCGACGCGCAACGGCATTTTGAAAATCAGCCATTACCTCAACCTGATGCGCTTCGAAGGCGAGGTTTTTGGCGTGCCGATGATCGTCCGCGGTTCGCTTGAGCGCCTGACACCGGTGCTGATGACCGCGCTGGTTGCCGCTTTCGCGCTGGCGCCGCTGCTCTTCGAGGCCGAACAGCCAGGCACCGAAATCCTGCATCCGGTTGCTGTGGTGATTTTCTCCGGCCTGATCAGCTCGACCCTGCTCGATACCTTCATTACCCCGGCGCTGTTCTGGCTGTTTGGCCGAAAAGCGGCTGAACGCCTGGCTGCGCAGGAAAGTCGCGAGGCCCTGTAATGGCCGTTTTTGTACTCACATCGTCTGCTAAATATCTTTTTCAGGAGATCAAAATGAACTTCAAAACTCTGTTGACCGCAGCATCCATCGTTTTTTCCTTTTCGCTCGGTGCTTCACAGGCGCTGGCCCATGCCGAACACGGCCAGCCGCAACATGGCGGTATCCACGCCGAGGCCGGCGAAGCACAATTCGAGATCGTCGCCCGGGATGGCAAATTGACGGTCTACGTCACCAGCCATGGCGCGCCGGTTGATACGGTTGGGGCGAGTGGCAGGCTGACGGTGCTGGCCGGTACGGTGAAAAGCGACATTGCGCTTGCGCCGGCTGGCAGCAATCTATTGCAGGGGGTTGGGCCGGTTGCCAGCGGTGCCAAGCTGCTGATCAATGTGCAACTGCCGGGCAAGAAGGCCCTGCAGGCGCGGGCCGTGATGCAATAAGCCAGGGAGAGATCAATGGATTCATTGAATTTGACTCGTCGCAGCGTGCTGCTCGGCCTGGCCGCGCTCGCACTGGCACCGGCTGTTACTTGGGCCAAACCTTTGCCGCAAGTGGTCGATGTCTGGAAAGACCCGAATTGCGGCTGTTGTACCGATTGGGTGGCGCATCTCAAGGAAAACGGTTTTCAGGTTCGCCTGTTCGATAGCGGTAACGAAGCCGCTCGCCGCCGTCTCGGCATGCCGGCGCAACTTGGCTCATGCCACACGGCGCTGGTGGCCGGCTATGTGCTTGAAGGACACGTGCCGGCCCGTGAAATCCGTCGCTTGCTGAGCGAAAAACCGGCGGTGCTCGGACTTGCCGTGCCGGGCATGCCGGTCGGTTCGCCTGGGATGGATGGCCCGGCTTACCGGGGGCGGCGCGATGCTTACTCGGTGCTGCTGGTCGAGCGCGATGGCAAGACGCGGGTTTTTGAGTCTTATCAGCAATCCGGGTCATAATCGCCGGATGATTCTGAAGAAAACCGAACACCTGCCGTCGAACGACAAAGGGACTCGTGTCGCCCTGATTTACGCCCTGGTTGCCGAGCGTCTATCGGCATTTTATGAACACGGGCAGTGGCTGACCGTCGGGCAGGGCGCTACGCTCTGCGCCGACTGGCTGTCGCGTTCGAAGCGCTCCTTGCCGATGGATGAACGTAAGCGGCTTTCCGAACTCTCCGACCAGTTGGCACGTCAGGTCGAAGCCAGCCTGTCACGCGAGGCCGGGCTGTTTACGGCGCATGAAATGATGGAGTCGCTCGATCACAACTACCATTCGGAAATCGGCCTGTCGATCATGGATGAGTGCGAGCGACTGCACGATTCCTTGATCTGAATTGCAGTCGGCGGCAGTGGCTTCGGCTAGGCTGGGCGTTATTCGCCCATCCTTTTTGTGAGTTCCCATGCTGCTTCGCCCATTTTCGTTTGCCTCCCTGCAACGCGCCCTGGCTGAAGGCTGGCGCATGGCCAATGCGACGCGTGGCGTCAGTATCGGCTACTCCCTGATTTTTGTACTTGCCGGCGGGGTGATCATCGGCGGGCTGCTGCGCCAGGGCTGGACGCCGTTCATCATTGCGGCGGCCGGTGCCTTCATGCTGATTGGGCCGGCGATTCTGGCCGGATTCTTTGGGATTGCCCAGGCGCATGAGTCGGGCGAAAAAACAGGCATCACCAGCATATTCCACGGTTTTTCACGGGCGTCAGGTGCCTTGTGGGCGCTGGCGCTGGTTTGCGGCCTGTTGTTCATGATCTTCGTCACCGACGCGGCAATTCTCTACGCTTACATGCTGGGTGACGTGCCGGTCTGGCTTGGCGACCTGCAGCCGGCAGCCGATGGTGTGGCACGATTTGTTCGCTGGTCGGCCGTTTCGGGGGCCGTCGTGGCCTTCCTGCTGTTTTGTGTCTCGGTCTTTGCCGTACCCCTGCTTTGCGAACAGCGGGCGGGTCTGGTCGAAGCCGTGGTCAGCAGCGTGAAAGGGGTTTTCAGCAATTTCATTCCCGCCATTTCGTGGGCTGTTTTGTTGTCGACCGCAGTGATCGGGAGTGTTTTCCTCCTGCCGCTACTGCCGCTGACCTTGCCCTGGATGGCTTATGCCAGCCGCGCCTTGTATCGCGAAGTGTTGCCGCTCGCTTGAGTTCGGCGTGTTGCATTGCGGCAAAAGGTATAATCGCGGTCTTTCCGCTTTTTGAAGCTTGCCGTGACTGTTCTCGATACCGAAATTGCCCGCCGTCGCACCTTTGCGATCATTTCCCACCCCGACGCCGGTAAAACGACGCTGACCGAAAAACTGCTGTGGTTCGGCGGCGCCATTCAGGTGGCCGGCGAAGTGCGCGCCCGCAAGGCTTCGCGCCATGCGACCTCCGACTGGATGGAGATGGAAAAGCAGCGCGGCATCTCGGTTACGTCGTCGGTGATGCAGTTCCCGTACCGCGAATGCATGATCAACCTGCTCGACACACCGGGCCACGAGGACTTCTCCGAAGATACCTACCGCACGCTGACGGCCGTCGACTCGGCGACCATGGTGATCGACTCGGTCAATGGCGTCGAAGCGCAGACGATCAAGCTGCTCAACGTCTGCCGCATGCGTGACACACCGATCCTGACCTTCATCAACAAGCTCGACCGCGAAGGCAAGGAGCCGATCGACCTGCTCGACGAAATCGAGTCGGTGCTCGGCATCCAGTGCGCACCGATGACCTGGCCGATCGGCATGGGCAAGCGTTTCCGCGGTGTCTATCACCTCTACAACGACGAAATCGCCTTCTTCGACCCGCAGGCCGAGAAGGGCACGGCCGAGATCATCAAGGGCCTCGACAATCCGCGTCTCGACGAACTGATCGGCGTGCAGGCCGACGAATTGCGTACCGACATCGAACTGGTCCGCGGCGCCTCGCACACCTTTGATGTTGATGCCTATCTGGCTGGCCAGCAATCGCCGGTGTTCTTCGGTTCCGCGGTCAACAACTTCGGCGTGCAAAGTTTGCTCGATGCCGTGGTCGACCTGTCGCCGGCCCCGATTTCCCGTCCGGCGGTGAGCCGTCGGGTTGAGCCGAATGAAACCAAGTTTTCCGGTTTCGTGTTCAAGATCCAGGCCAATATGGACCCGAAGCATCGCGACCGCATTGCTTTCCTGCGCGTCTGCTCAGGCAAGTTCGAGCGCGGCATGAAGGTCAAGCAGGGCGCTGGCGGCAAGCTGCTGGCGGTCAATAACGCCATTACCTTCATGGCGCGCGACCGCAGCACGACCGACGAAGCCTATCCGGGCGACATCATCGGTATTCCGAACCACGGCACCATCCGCCTCGGCGAAACCTTCACCGAAGGCGAAGACCTGCGCTTCACCGGTATTCCGTCCTTCGCGCCGGAACACTTCCGTCTGGCCCGGATCGCCAATCCGCTGAAGATCAAGCAGCTCCAGAAGGGCTTGCAGCAGCTGGCGGAAGAGGGCGCGACGCAGTTGTTCCGCCCGCTTTCCGGGACTGACATGATCCTCGGTGCAGTTGGCATCCTGCAGTTCGACGTGGTGGCCAGCCGTCTGGAGAACGAATACGGCGTCAAGGTCATCTTCGAAAGCTACAACTGTTCGACGGCACGCTGGATTCATGGCGATGCCGCCGAACTGCGCCAGCTTTCCGACCGCTACAGTGCCAATGTCGCGCTCGACGGCGCCGATGATCCGGTCTATCTGGCACCGAATAATGTGTATCTCAACATGGTCAAGGAAAAGTATCCCAACCTGCGCTTCCTCGAAGCGCGCGAGGTGATCTGATCATGACCGTCCGGGTACAGGAAGCCGATTTTGACCTTGGCGCGGAGTTGACCGCGCTAAGGGCCGGTGATGCCCGGGTGGGTGCCTTGGCCAGTTTTCTCGGTCTGGTGCGCGATATCAACGACGGTGCCAGCGTCTCCGAAATGACGCTGGAGCATTATCCCGGCATGACCGAGAAGGCGCTCGAAGCCATCGTCGTTGAAGCCAAGGGCCGCTGGGATATCTACGATGCGCTGGTTATCCATCGCGTCGGGCCGCTCAAGCCTTGCGACCAGATCGTGCTGGTTGCCGTGACCAGCGCGCATCGTGGCGAAGCTTTTGCCGCCTGTGAGTTCATCATGGATTACCTGAAAACACGGGCGCCGTTCTGGAAGCGCGAAGCAACGCCGGAAGGCGCCCGCTGGGTCGATGCCCGCGACAAGGATGATTCTGCCGCGGCACGCTGGGTAACGAAACAGGGTTAATGAATCGCCCATGAAAAAGGAGGCCGAGGCCTCCTTTTTTTGTTTCGGTTGCTTGATGATCAGGTCTTGAACTGCGCGACCGCCTTGTGCAACGAAGCGGAAAGCGCATGCAGCTGGCGAGCCGCTGCAGTCGTGTGCTCAACGGCAATCGCACTTTCTTCCGACATCTGGGCGATGGTTTCGAGCTGATGGGCAATCTGGTTGCCGGCCTGGCTCTGCTCGCGAATCGAGTCGGAAATGCCGTTGACCACCTGTGTGACACGCTGGGCGCCATCGCGGATGCGATTGATCGAATCGCCTGCCTGATTGGCCAGTTCGACGCCGTTGCTGACCTGAGTCACCCCGGCTTGCATGCTGTTGACCGCGCTGCGCGTGCCGTTCTGGATTTTGCCGACCATGCCGCCGATTTCGGTAGTGGACAAGCTGGTCCGTTCGGCCAGCTTGCGCACCTCGTCGGCCACCACGGCAAAGCCACGACCTTGTTCACCCGCCCGCGCAGCTTCGATGGCGGCATTCAGGGCGAGGAGGTTGGTCTGGTCGGCGATTTCCTTGATCGTATTGACGATCGAGGTGATCTGGTCGGATTGACGGCCGAGATCTTCGACGATTGCGGAGGACGACTGGACGGCATCCGAAATCTTGCGCATTTCATTGGCCGCGTTATGAATGACGGCCGCGCCTTCCTGGGAAATATTGCCAGCGTCGATTGAAATCCCGTGTGCTTCATCGGCATTTTCCTTGACCTGATCGATGCTCACCGCCATCTCTTCAACTGCGGCTGCCATCGAGGAGGCCGCATCGCTTTGCTGGCGCGCACGATCAGCCACTTCTTCCGAAGCGTGCATCAATTCATCAGCCGAGGTGGCAACCTGTTCGGCATTGCCGATGATGGTCGAGATCATGTCGCGCAGGGTGTGCTGCATGGTTCGGATGTTGGCCAGCAGACTGTCGTTGTCGCCTGCGGCGCAATCGACCGTGGTGGTCAGGTCGCCGGCGGCAATGCGCTTGGTGACGGCCGAGGCAAGCGAAGGATCGCCGCCCAGCGTCCGGATGATGTTGCGTGACAGCAGAAGCAGCGAAATGGCCACAAAACCACCGATGCCCAACCCCCAGATCATGAGCTTGATTGCGTCGGCACGGAACTTGGCATCAACGTCATCAATGTAGATGCCTGAGCCGATGACCCAGTTCCATGGGGTGAACCCTTGAACGTAGGACAGTTTCGGCACGCCTTCGTCTGAGCCGGGCTTGGGCCAGAGGTAGTCGACAAACCCTGCCCCCTGTGCATTGACGACTTTGTTGAACTCGACAAAGAAAAATTTGCCGTTCTTGTCTTTCAGCTGGTCGAGTGGCTTGCCTTCAAGATCCGGCTTGATCGGGTGCATCACCATCAGGTTGTTGAGGTTGTGAATCCAGAAGTATTCAACCTTGTCATAGCGCATGGCGCGGATGGCGGCCATCGCGGCTTTTTGCGCGTCCTCCGTCGAGAGGCGTC
The sequence above is drawn from the Dechloromonas sp. TW-R-39-2 genome and encodes:
- a CDS encoding methyl-accepting chemotaxis protein, which translates into the protein MSTNGMTLRSKLLAMTIATIAALVFLFAVLLSNERHQLLEDRQDKVRNLVEVAHATIAFYEGEARAGRLSTEDAQKAAMAAIRAMRYDKVEYFWIHNLNNLMVMHPIKPDLEGKPLDQLKDKNGKFFFVEFNKVVNAQGAGFVDYLWPKPGSDEGVPKLSYVQGFTPWNWVIGSGIYIDDVDAKFRADAIKLMIWGLGIGGFVAISLLLLSRNIIRTLGGDPSLASAVTKRIAAGDLTTTVDCAAGDNDSLLANIRTMQHTLRDMISTIIGNAEQVATSADELMHASEEVADRARQQSDAASSMAAAVEEMAVSIDQVKENADEAHGISIDAGNISQEGAAVIHNAANEMRKISDAVQSSSAIVEDLGRQSDQITSIVNTIKEIADQTNLLALNAAIEAARAGEQGRGFAVVADEVRKLAERTSLSTTEIGGMVGKIQNGTRSAVNSMQAGVTQVSNGVELANQAGDSINRIRDGAQRVTQVVNGISDSIREQSQAGNQIAHQLETIAQMSEESAIAVEHTTAAARQLHALSASLHKAVAQFKT
- the moaE gene encoding molybdopterin synthase catalytic subunit MoaE — encoded protein: MTVRVQEADFDLGAELTALRAGDARVGALASFLGLVRDINDGASVSEMTLEHYPGMTEKALEAIVVEAKGRWDIYDALVIHRVGPLKPCDQIVLVAVTSAHRGEAFAACEFIMDYLKTRAPFWKREATPEGARWVDARDKDDSAAARWVTKQG
- a CDS encoding peptide chain release factor 3 — protein: MTVLDTEIARRRTFAIISHPDAGKTTLTEKLLWFGGAIQVAGEVRARKASRHATSDWMEMEKQRGISVTSSVMQFPYRECMINLLDTPGHEDFSEDTYRTLTAVDSATMVIDSVNGVEAQTIKLLNVCRMRDTPILTFINKLDREGKEPIDLLDEIESVLGIQCAPMTWPIGMGKRFRGVYHLYNDEIAFFDPQAEKGTAEIIKGLDNPRLDELIGVQADELRTDIELVRGASHTFDVDAYLAGQQSPVFFGSAVNNFGVQSLLDAVVDLSPAPISRPAVSRRVEPNETKFSGFVFKIQANMDPKHRDRIAFLRVCSGKFERGMKVKQGAGGKLLAVNNAITFMARDRSTTDEAYPGDIIGIPNHGTIRLGETFTEGEDLRFTGIPSFAPEHFRLARIANPLKIKQLQKGLQQLAEEGATQLFRPLSGTDMILGAVGILQFDVVASRLENEYGVKVIFESYNCSTARWIHGDAAELRQLSDRYSANVALDGADDPVYLAPNNVYLNMVKEKYPNLRFLEAREVI